One window from the genome of Halostella litorea encodes:
- a CDS encoding 4-phosphopantoate--beta-alanine ligase, which produces MSDDSVPAEVEEESEIPADHPRYEDLISRHRIERGIEEGITHLQGMHAEGRGSAFDYLLGEETIPTADAAERAAAAHLLLADHPVLSVNGNVAALVPEEMVDLAEAVDADLEVNLFNRTEERVAAIADHLRAHGATDVKGLTADARIPGLDHERAKVDADGIAAADAVLVPLEDGDRAEALGEMGKTEIVIDLNPLSRSPQVAAVPIVDNVLRAVPNIAAHARDLADAGEDELQAIVAEFDADEALRAAEERIRSGDLR; this is translated from the coding sequence GTGAGCGACGACAGCGTGCCCGCGGAGGTCGAGGAGGAGAGCGAGATCCCCGCCGACCACCCGCGGTACGAGGACCTGATCAGCCGCCACCGCATCGAGCGGGGGATCGAGGAGGGCATCACCCACCTCCAGGGGATGCACGCGGAGGGCCGGGGGAGCGCCTTCGACTACCTGCTCGGCGAGGAGACGATCCCGACTGCCGACGCCGCCGAGCGGGCCGCCGCCGCCCACCTCCTGCTGGCCGACCACCCGGTGCTGTCGGTGAACGGCAACGTCGCGGCGCTGGTGCCCGAGGAGATGGTCGACCTGGCCGAGGCCGTCGACGCCGACCTCGAGGTGAACCTGTTCAACCGGACCGAGGAGCGCGTCGCGGCGATCGCCGACCACCTCCGGGCCCACGGCGCGACCGACGTGAAGGGGCTGACCGCCGACGCGCGGATCCCCGGGCTGGACCACGAGCGCGCGAAGGTCGACGCCGACGGGATCGCCGCCGCCGACGCGGTGCTCGTCCCGCTGGAGGACGGCGACCGCGCGGAGGCGCTGGGCGAGATGGGCAAGACCGAGATCGTGATCGACCTGAACCCGCTGTCGCGGTCGCCACAGGTCGCCGCCGTCCCGATCGTCGACAACGTGCTCCGGGCGGTGCCGAACATCGCGGCCCACGCCCGCGATCTGGCCGACGCCGGCGAGGACGAACTGCAGGCGATCGTCGCCGAGTTCGACGCCGACGAGGCGCTCCGGGCCGCCGAGGAGCGCATCCGCTCGGGCGACCTCCGCTGA
- a CDS encoding DUF2243 domain-containing protein produces the protein MGRPSTGPLGVPSAAKPLVRAGVVLGLGLGGFFDGIVVHQILQWHHMLSSHPDPTVARDLRLNVLADGLFHAATYAFTVAGVALLWRARGRVPDRPAGRTLVGAVVAGWGLFNLVEGTVNHQILGVHHVRPDGPGGPLLWDVAFLVWGAAFLAGGWLLVRSGASASGGGTDGPA, from the coding sequence ATGGGACGCCCGTCGACCGGACCGCTCGGCGTGCCGTCCGCAGCGAAGCCGCTGGTCCGTGCGGGCGTCGTTCTCGGCCTCGGGCTGGGCGGCTTCTTCGACGGCATCGTGGTCCACCAGATACTCCAGTGGCACCACATGCTCTCCTCCCATCCCGACCCGACGGTCGCCCGCGACCTGCGGCTGAACGTCCTCGCGGACGGGCTGTTCCACGCGGCGACGTACGCGTTCACCGTCGCGGGTGTGGCCCTCCTGTGGCGCGCCCGGGGTCGCGTCCCCGACCGACCGGCCGGCCGGACGCTGGTCGGGGCCGTCGTCGCGGGCTGGGGGCTGTTCAACCTCGTCGAGGGGACCGTGAACCACCAGATCCTCGGCGTCCACCACGTCCGCCCGGACGGGCCGGGCGGCCCCTTGCTGTGGGACGTCGCGTTCCTGGTGTGGGGCGCGGCGTTCCTTGCCGGGGGCTGGCTCCTCGTCCGCTCCGGCGCGTCGGCGAGCGGTGGGGGAACCGACGGCCCGGCGTGA